Proteins from a genomic interval of Cucumis melo cultivar AY chromosome 7, USDA_Cmelo_AY_1.0, whole genome shotgun sequence:
- the LOC103494506 gene encoding chitinase-like protein 1, which translates to MALNHSLLVILALIVMASFVSGDEPPIKPKVKVVKGKRLCDRGWECSWSTYCCNLTITDYFETYQFENLFAKRNSPVAHAVGFWDFHSFILAAAQFEPLGFGTTGDKKMQMKELAAFLGHVGSKTSCGDGVVTGGPLAWGLCFNKEMSPSQDYCDDYFKLTYPCAPGAQYYGRGALPIYWNYNYGKIGDALKIDLLNHPEYVEQNATIGFQTAMWMWMNPVKKSQPSPHDVFVGNWKPTKNDTLSKRVPGFGATMNILYGDSICGKGDIDPMNNIISHYQYYLDLMGLGRDESGTHDTLSCAEQVPFNPTFVPPASSS; encoded by the exons ATGGCTTTGAATCACTCGCTTCTGGTGATACTGGCGCTGATTGTAATGGCGTCTTTTGTGAGTGGGGATGAACCCCCGATTAAGCCGAAGGTTAAGGTTGTGAAGGGGAAGAGGCTTTGCGATAGAGGATGGGAGTGCAGTTGGTCTACTTATTGTTGTAATTTGACCATTACCGACTACTTTGAAACCTATCAATTTGAGAATCTTTTCGCTAAGCGTAACTCGCCGGTGGCTCATGCCGTCGGTTTCTGGGATTTTCATTCCTTCATTCTCGCCGCCGCCCAGTTCGAGCCGCTCGGATTTGGAACAACTGGAGATAAGAAGATGCAGATGAAAGAGCTTGCTGCTTTCTTGGGCCATGTTGGCTCTAAGACCTCTT GTGGTGATGGAGTTGTCACGGGAGGGCCACTTGCTTGGGGACTCTGTTTCAACAAGGAAATGAGTCCAAGCCAGGACTATTGCGATGACTACTTCAAGCTCACTTATCCTTGTGCTCCTGGTGCTCAATATTATGGCCGTGGTGCTCTGCCCATTTACTG GAATTACAATTACGGCAAGATTGGGGATGCATTGAAGATTGACCTGTTGAATCATCCTGAATATGTTGAGCAGAATGCTACCATTGGATTTCAAACTGCAATGTGGATGTGGATGAACCCAGTCAAGAAGTCACAGCCTTCACCCCATGATGTCTTTGTTGGCAATTGGAAGCCAACCAAGAACGACACCTTGTCCAAAAGGGTTCCTGGTTTCGGCGCAACCATGAATATTCTCTATGGTGATTCCATCTGTGGGAAGGGTGATATTGACCCCATGAACAACATTATCTCTCATTACCAATATTACCTCGATCTGATGGGTCTCGGTCGTGATGAGTCTGGGACTCATGACACACTTTCATGTGCCGAGCAGGTCCCGTTTAATCCAACTTTCGTCCCCCCAGCTTCATCTTCTTGA